From Pempheris klunzingeri isolate RE-2024b chromosome 16, fPemKlu1.hap1, whole genome shotgun sequence, a single genomic window includes:
- the LOC139215898 gene encoding transmembrane protein 106B-like, producing the protein MGMSFSHLTKQTGRDDAHDCLTSPLEDTKTEDGKGGDVSQFPYVEFTGRDSVTCPTCQGTGRIPRGQENQLVALIPYSDQRLRPRRTKLYVSASVVVCLLLSGLAVFFLFPRSIDVSYVGVKSVFVNYDEDKRSVYLNITNTLNITNNNYYSVEVANITAQVQFAKTVIGKSRISNFTAISLLDMKQIDYMVPTIIADEMSYMYDYCTLQTIKVHNIVVLTQVTVTTTYFGHAEQVSQEIYQYVDCGGNATSFKGMTKTFSIPRPAY; encoded by the exons ATGGGGATGTCTTTTTCCCACCTCACTAAGCAGACAGGCCGTGATGATGCTCACGACTGTCTCACCTCTCCTTTGGAGGACACCAAGACAGAGGATGGGAAGGGCGGAGATGTCTCCCAGTTTCCTTACGTGGAGTTCACAGGACGAGACAGTGTGACGTGTCCGACGTGTCAGGGCACTGGGAGGATCCCCAGAG GACAAGAAAATCAACTTGTGGCATTGATTCCATACAGCGACCAAAGGCTGCGACCCAGGAGGAC GAAGTTGTATGTATCTGCATCAGTGGTGGTCTGCCTGTTACTGTCCGGTCTGgctgtcttcttcctcttcccccGCTCCATTGATGTGTCCTACGTCGGGGTgaagtctgtttttgtcaactACGACGAAGACAAGCGCAGCGTCTATCTCAACATCACG AACACACTCAACATCaccaacaacaactactactCAGTGGAGGTGGCCAACATCACAGCTCAGGTGCAGTTTGCCAAGACAGTGATTGGTAAATCTCGCATCAGTAACTTCACTGCCATCAGTCTTCTGGACATGAAACAG ATTGATTATATGGTCCCCACCATCATAGCAGATGAGATGAGCTATATGTA tgacTACTGCACTCTGCAAACCATCAAGGTCCACAACATTGTTGTCCTGACGCA AGTGACCGTCACCACGACATACTTTGGCCATGCGGAGCAGGTATCTCAGGAGATATATCAGTATGTGGACTGTGGAGGGAACGCCACGTCGTTCAAAGGGATGACCAAAACATTCAGCATCCCACGTCCTGCCTACTGA